One Tolypothrix bouteillei VB521301 DNA window includes the following coding sequences:
- a CDS encoding peptidoglycan D,D-transpeptidase FtsI family protein — protein sequence MQKSPPSRTRFRNFPKPEFIKRRQRVSKQVAQNKQNKLIEQTYEQVPLVRPTERVETRAIDGATHTKNRLLIVWGLLISVGIGMGFNLYQLQIVRGPKLTEKARNQQMVNLRPFMPRRPVVDRNRDLLAIDRPVYTLYAHPKLFSKTNKEMAAQLASILDKDATELENKFDNKKTGITLAVALPEEVADRLTALHLNGLELIQKYSRFYPQQDLVSEVVGYVNVDRRGQAGVEYSQEKLLERSVQTMRLSRAGNGAIMPDYAPEGFLNFDDLRLQLTLDNRLQRVARFALKEQMKKYKAKRGAVIVMDAWDGSLLALVSQPSYDANEYSKADISLFKNWTVADLYEPGSTFKPLNIAIALEEGIIKPEDTFNDNGSIQVADRVIRNAENKRFGRLNIAQVLQNSSNIAMVQIIQRLRPSVYYGWLERLGLGQSVDTDLPFAVNSQLKSQEQFLATPVEPATTSFGQGFSLTPLQLVQMHGALANGGKLVAPHVVKALVDSKGQVHYSPIRPAPRQIFSYATSRKVVEMMETVVDDGTGKASQIPGYRIAGKTGTAQKASAAGGYIIGAKITSFVGIMPVEAPRYVVLALVDEPKGNHAFGSTVAAPIVKTVMEALITTEQLPPSKLVPSQLMNPTPTPSTTP from the coding sequence ATGCAAAAATCACCACCAAGTAGAACAAGATTTAGAAATTTTCCCAAACCCGAGTTTATCAAACGACGACAAAGAGTTTCAAAACAAGTTGCACAAAACAAACAAAATAAACTTATTGAACAAACCTACGAGCAAGTTCCGCTAGTGCGTCCAACAGAACGCGTGGAAACTCGCGCCATCGATGGAGCAACTCATACCAAAAACCGATTGTTGATTGTGTGGGGTCTACTTATTAGTGTTGGGATTGGTATGGGTTTTAACTTGTATCAATTACAAATCGTGCGGGGGCCAAAGCTAACAGAAAAAGCCCGAAATCAACAGATGGTTAATTTACGACCTTTTATGCCTCGTCGTCCTGTTGTAGATCGTAACAGAGATTTACTAGCAATTGACCGTCCTGTCTACACTTTATATGCTCATCCCAAGCTGTTTTCAAAAACTAACAAAGAAATGGCAGCACAGCTTGCCTCCATATTAGATAAAGATGCAACTGAGTTAGAAAACAAGTTTGATAACAAAAAAACTGGCATTACATTAGCCGTTGCGTTACCAGAAGAAGTTGCCGATCGCCTAACTGCACTTCATCTAAACGGGCTTGAGTTAATTCAAAAATATTCTCGATTCTACCCACAGCAAGATTTAGTTTCAGAAGTAGTAGGATATGTCAACGTTGACCGTCGGGGTCAAGCAGGCGTGGAATACAGTCAAGAAAAATTACTAGAGCGTTCCGTTCAAACCATGCGCTTGAGTAGAGCAGGGAACGGAGCAATCATGCCAGATTATGCTCCTGAGGGTTTCCTCAATTTTGATGACCTGCGATTGCAATTAACTCTTGATAACCGCTTGCAGAGAGTAGCCCGTTTTGCGCTAAAAGAGCAGATGAAAAAATATAAGGCAAAACGGGGAGCGGTTATTGTTATGGATGCTTGGGATGGTTCGCTACTTGCCCTAGTCAGCCAACCCAGTTATGATGCAAATGAATATTCCAAAGCAGATATTTCACTGTTTAAAAACTGGACGGTAGCAGATCTGTACGAACCAGGGTCAACCTTTAAACCTTTAAATATAGCTATTGCCTTAGAAGAAGGAATAATTAAACCTGAAGACACATTCAACGATAACGGGTCCATTCAGGTTGCCGATCGCGTCATCAGAAATGCCGAAAACAAACGTTTTGGGCGGCTGAACATAGCTCAAGTCTTGCAAAATTCTAGCAATATTGCAATGGTGCAAATTATTCAAAGATTGCGACCGTCAGTTTATTACGGTTGGTTAGAACGTTTGGGCTTGGGGCAAAGTGTGGATACAGATTTGCCTTTTGCAGTCAACAGTCAGCTAAAAAGTCAAGAACAATTTCTGGCTACGCCAGTTGAACCCGCAACCACTTCCTTCGGTCAGGGCTTTTCTTTAACACCATTGCAGCTAGTACAAATGCATGGTGCTTTAGCCAATGGCGGTAAATTAGTCGCGCCTCATGTAGTTAAAGCACTTGTCGATAGTAAAGGACAAGTCCACTATTCGCCCATAAGACCAGCACCCCGCCAAATTTTCTCCTACGCGACTAGTCGCAAAGTTGTAGAAATGATGGAAACTGTAGTTGATGATGGAACAGGAAAAGCATCTCAAATTCCTGGATACCGCATTGCTGGTAAAACAGGTACAGCACAAAAAGCTAGTGCTGCAGGTGGATACATCATCGGGGCTAAAATCACTAGCTTTGTAGGTATCATGCCAGTAGAAGCTCCGCGTTATGTAGTGTTGGCGTTGGTAGATGAGCCAAAAGGAAATCATGCCTTTGGTAGTACTGTTGCTGCACCAATCGTGAAGACAGTGATGGAAGCCCTGATTACCACAGAACAACTTCCACCGAGTAAGCTTGTACCAAGTCAACTTATGAATCCAACTCCAACTCCAAGTACCACACCTTAA
- a CDS encoding iron-containing redox enzyme family protein: MSPIANAERKNTQIEEIINTNYDRAERQFVELLATEDLDRKLEAKPELKREFESTLSVAIRAAYQNGAGDNAAHLFLQRVLYRINRLNLFWYDDLRHYVNERSFYLYKVRDQIESAWQEWELSQIDVKALRQLDVKSVQQALIERSAYDLDPELSEDSLYIRNSMSEAGYRHLLAIGSFDGLVEGSRLSRILGGAANEVQCTLIRVLLEEYGNGRFPRKHSTFFAQMLDEFGMNTEPEGYFDLVPWEVLANDNNNFLLTECKRYFLRYNGGLTYFEVAGPAAYKNYLAAAQRLGLSEAAMGYWELHIREDERHGRWMLDNVALPLAEMYPNEAWQLVLGYDQEKLMGDRAANAVVRSIRKNG; encoded by the coding sequence ATGTCCCCTATCGCAAACGCTGAAAGAAAAAATACGCAGATAGAGGAAATTATAAATACAAATTATGACCGTGCGGAGCGGCAATTTGTAGAGCTGCTTGCGACAGAGGATTTGGATCGAAAACTCGAGGCTAAGCCAGAACTCAAGCGTGAGTTTGAAAGTACTCTCTCTGTAGCAATTCGCGCTGCTTACCAAAATGGTGCAGGTGATAATGCTGCTCACCTCTTTCTTCAGCGAGTCCTTTACCGTATTAATCGTCTGAATTTGTTTTGGTATGACGATTTGCGGCATTACGTAAATGAGCGCTCCTTTTATTTGTACAAGGTACGCGACCAAATAGAATCAGCTTGGCAAGAGTGGGAGCTATCACAGATCGATGTCAAAGCATTAAGACAATTGGATGTTAAAAGTGTTCAGCAAGCGCTCATTGAGCGTTCTGCTTATGACTTAGATCCCGAATTGTCAGAAGACAGCCTTTATATACGCAATTCTATGAGCGAGGCGGGCTACCGTCACTTACTCGCTATTGGTTCATTTGACGGTCTGGTAGAAGGTAGTCGCCTTTCCCGAATTCTTGGCGGTGCTGCTAATGAAGTGCAATGTACTTTAATAAGGGTGCTGCTAGAAGAATATGGAAATGGACGTTTTCCTCGCAAGCACTCTACTTTCTTTGCCCAAATGTTAGATGAGTTTGGGATGAATACCGAACCTGAAGGATATTTTGATTTGGTTCCCTGGGAGGTACTTGCTAACGACAATAATAATTTCTTACTGACTGAATGCAAGCGTTATTTCCTGCGATATAACGGTGGTCTTACCTATTTTGAGGTAGCTGGACCTGCGGCTTACAAAAATTATCTTGCTGCAGCACAACGATTGGGGCTTTCGGAAGCAGCAATGGGCTATTGGGAATTGCACATCCGGGAAGACGAACGTCACGGACGTTGGATGTTGGATAATGTCGCTTTGCCTCTAGCAGAAATGTATCCCAATGAAGCTTGGCAACTTGTACTTGGCTACGACCAAGAAAAGCTTATGGGCGATCGCGCTGCTAATGCTGTTGTGCGATCGATACGGAAAAATGGCTGA
- a CDS encoding methyltransferase family protein, giving the protein MKEVFYCPEESNFYSNCLENLVLRNCNESECIVEFGSGDGSPVINSLLRNRFEGLIQGFELNSAAWKTANSYIDEYNLNQKYIIHNSCLFESSQPEAEYLVANPPYLPAPDQDIYMPLLFGGIDGATVTNNLLSLDYQNVLLLVSSYSNPQSTINHAKANGYSVSKFFVLPLKFGYYSSEPKVKKHIEELRKHGMAFYSGDYYYLAGVLFEKLDRAKVDLSQELEKLMTSL; this is encoded by the coding sequence ATGAAAGAAGTCTTTTATTGCCCGGAGGAATCTAATTTCTATTCAAATTGTTTGGAAAACTTAGTCCTGAGAAATTGTAATGAATCAGAGTGCATTGTTGAATTTGGTTCGGGGGATGGTAGCCCTGTTATTAACTCTCTTTTAAGAAATAGATTTGAAGGTTTAATACAAGGATTTGAATTAAATTCTGCTGCTTGGAAAACTGCTAACTCATACATAGATGAGTATAATTTAAATCAGAAATACATTATTCATAACTCATGTCTGTTCGAGTCTTCTCAACCAGAAGCTGAATATTTAGTAGCTAATCCTCCGTATTTACCTGCACCAGACCAAGATATTTATATGCCTTTGTTATTTGGTGGCATAGATGGTGCAACAGTTACAAATAATCTTTTATCTTTGGATTACCAAAATGTGTTACTTTTAGTATCTAGTTACTCGAATCCACAAAGTACAATTAATCATGCAAAAGCTAATGGTTATTCTGTTAGCAAATTTTTTGTTTTGCCTTTAAAGTTTGGTTACTATAGCTCTGAACCAAAAGTTAAGAAGCATATTGAAGAGTTACGCAAACATGGAATGGCTTTTTATTCTGGGGATTATTACTATCTTGCCGGGGTTTTATTTGAAAAATTAGATCGGGCGAAAGTTGATTTATCTCAGGAGTTAGAGAAGTTGATGACGAGTTTGTAG
- a CDS encoding helix-turn-helix domain-containing protein, which produces MPEGKVPPDRDIDAHLAKDKFGIPMLSSEKAGWNNILVEYWQMPAHELPPQLLSDYIINLHFKGMTKAEIMWDGRLLSKNFTRGEITILPPGMSCKGISLEDSDFLVLRLQPNLITQVAGELGYTEQIEIAPNLGVLSPQIQNIGLALKGELESGCLSGRLYGESLATALASHLLQQHSTFKQNIESYTGGLPKYKLCKILEYINENLERELTLAELASVAEISSYHFARLFKQSTGFTPHQYVINCRIERAKKLLAEKQLSIAEIGDAIGFQSPSHFIALFRKRMAMTPKAYRDRL; this is translated from the coding sequence ATGCCTGAAGGTAAAGTTCCACCAGATCGGGATATAGATGCACATCTGGCAAAGGATAAATTTGGAATACCAATGCTTTCAAGTGAGAAGGCAGGATGGAACAATATTCTTGTTGAATACTGGCAAATGCCAGCTCACGAGCTCCCTCCACAATTATTATCTGACTATATAATTAACCTGCATTTTAAGGGTATGACAAAAGCGGAAATTATGTGGGACGGGCGTCTTCTAAGCAAAAACTTTACACGCGGTGAAATCACTATTCTTCCTCCGGGTATGTCGTGTAAAGGTATTAGTTTGGAGGATAGTGATTTTTTGGTACTGCGCCTTCAACCAAATCTTATTACCCAAGTAGCAGGGGAATTAGGTTATACAGAGCAAATTGAAATTGCACCTAATTTGGGAGTTTTAAGTCCCCAAATTCAGAATATTGGGTTGGCACTTAAGGGAGAATTGGAGTCTGGATGTTTATCTGGGCGTCTTTACGGAGAATCTCTAGCTACTGCACTCGCAAGCCATCTCCTACAGCAACACTCGACCTTTAAGCAAAATATTGAATCTTACACCGGAGGTTTACCCAAGTATAAGCTCTGTAAAATACTTGAGTATATTAACGAAAATCTTGAACGCGAGTTGACACTTGCAGAACTTGCTAGTGTGGCGGAAATAAGTTCCTATCATTTTGCTCGCTTGTTTAAGCAATCTACAGGTTTTACTCCACATCAATACGTGATTAATTGCAGAATCGAGCGAGCCAAAAAACTGCTAGCAGAGAAACAATTGTCTATTGCTGAAATTGGTGATGCTATTGGTTTTCAAAGCCCAAGTCATTTCATTGCGCTCTTTCGCAAGCGTATGGCGATGACACCAAAAGCTTATCGCGATCGCTTATAG
- a CDS encoding FAD-dependent oxidoreductase, producing MTKVSTSSEPYTLSRRALLQLFGVGATTGILGYSRFSKPKPSVFYQDTLSLPSVLSQQKSVVVVGGGLAGLACAYELSQRGFTVTLLEKSPQLGGKIASWQIEIAGETFNMEHGFHGFFPQYYNLNSLVTELGIEENFQSLNFYSVVYRSHKYKPEVFRPSHSAFPWNIVDLAIASPNRFQWGINLVKLKHLEVFQAIGGFEREKNYRRFDSISVAEWVKEEFPRGLYDLYFLPFAKSSLNAPDAMSVAELLQFFHFYFFGNPEGLAFNGTKDDMGTSLVQPLVKAIQSKGNKIITETTISEIRAAQGKISSLSYIVGSHANNVPFWVKQNCDVETPSSNGETSHDSSIQYFGAADEVFALKSGTDEAVSLKCTHQGCTVKIAEDGNFHCPCHGAVFASDGKVLKGPAKQALSRYQVVRHQDNNLQLVAARNKTVSPKTIEIAADYYVFATDTPGVQQLFKQVKGDVDGGVRSQIENLSVADPFAVCRFWFDRDFEWEHSNFTSLSGYQLTDSITLYHRIQEQFIEWAKRTGGSVVELHAYCYKEKQFPTQEALLTTFERELYAIVPELKQAKMLHRELVNQKNFSGYPPNSYAKRPETSTSISNLIFAGDWVKMPFPCGLMERAVSSGLLAANEILYQEGLQRRILLTVNPEGLLQI from the coding sequence ATGACTAAAGTATCTACTTCATCAGAACCATATACCCTTTCCCGTCGTGCGTTACTACAATTGTTTGGTGTAGGAGCGACTACAGGAATTTTGGGTTACTCTCGGTTTAGTAAACCAAAACCATCAGTTTTTTATCAAGATACCCTAAGTTTGCCGTCTGTGCTCAGCCAGCAAAAAAGTGTTGTAGTGGTTGGGGGTGGTTTAGCTGGTTTAGCTTGTGCTTATGAACTCTCTCAAAGAGGCTTCACGGTAACACTGTTAGAAAAATCCCCGCAATTAGGTGGCAAAATCGCGAGTTGGCAAATTGAAATTGCGGGTGAAACTTTTAACATGGAACATGGTTTTCATGGCTTTTTTCCCCAATACTACAATCTCAACAGTCTCGTGACCGAATTGGGTATTGAGGAGAATTTTCAGTCATTAAATTTTTACTCCGTCGTTTACCGCAGTCATAAATACAAACCAGAGGTGTTTCGCCCGAGTCACTCTGCTTTTCCCTGGAACATCGTGGATTTAGCGATCGCATCTCCCAATCGCTTTCAATGGGGGATCAATCTAGTCAAGTTAAAACATTTGGAAGTCTTTCAAGCAATTGGTGGTTTTGAGCGTGAAAAAAATTACCGACGTTTTGATAGTATCTCAGTAGCTGAGTGGGTAAAGGAAGAATTTCCACGAGGTTTATATGACTTGTATTTTTTGCCTTTTGCCAAGTCGAGTCTTAATGCACCAGATGCTATGAGTGTTGCAGAACTACTACAGTTCTTTCATTTTTATTTTTTTGGTAACCCAGAGGGGCTTGCTTTTAATGGTACTAAAGACGATATGGGAACAAGTTTGGTGCAACCTCTTGTCAAGGCAATTCAAAGTAAAGGTAACAAAATTATTACAGAAACAACCATTAGTGAAATTCGGGCTGCACAAGGTAAAATTTCTTCCCTAAGTTATATTGTTGGGAGCCACGCAAATAATGTTCCTTTCTGGGTGAAGCAAAATTGCGATGTAGAGACGCCCAGTTCAAATGGGGAAACAAGCCATGACTCGTCTATACAGTATTTTGGGGCTGCGGATGAAGTGTTTGCTCTCAAAAGTGGAACTGATGAAGCTGTTTCTCTCAAATGTACTCACCAAGGTTGTACTGTGAAAATCGCTGAAGATGGAAATTTCCACTGTCCCTGTCATGGAGCAGTTTTTGCCTCTGATGGTAAAGTGCTAAAAGGTCCGGCAAAACAGGCTTTATCGCGATATCAAGTTGTACGGCATCAAGATAATAATTTACAATTGGTTGCAGCAAGGAACAAGACTGTGTCACCAAAAACGATAGAAATCGCAGCAGATTATTATGTATTTGCTACGGATACACCGGGCGTACAGCAACTCTTCAAGCAAGTGAAAGGGGATGTTGATGGGGGAGTGCGATCGCAAATCGAAAATTTAAGTGTCGCCGATCCCTTTGCCGTTTGTCGTTTTTGGTTCGACCGGGACTTTGAGTGGGAACACAGCAATTTTACATCTTTATCTGGCTACCAACTTACGGATAGCATTACCTTGTATCACCGCATTCAAGAGCAATTTATTGAGTGGGCGAAACGGACTGGTGGTAGTGTAGTGGAGTTACACGCTTACTGCTACAAAGAAAAACAATTTCCTACCCAAGAAGCATTGTTAACGACTTTTGAGCGAGAACTCTATGCAATTGTGCCAGAGTTAAAGCAAGCAAAAATGCTGCACCGCGAATTAGTAAATCAAAAGAATTTTTCCGGGTATCCACCAAACAGCTATGCCAAACGTCCAGAAACAAGCACTTCTATTTCTAACTTGATATTTGCTGGAGATTGGGTAAAAATGCCTTTCCCTTGTGGGTTAATGGAAAGAGCAGTCAGTAGTGGCTTGCTAGCCGCTAATGAAATTTTATACCAAGAAGGCTTGCAAAGACGAATTCTTTTGACAGTTAATCCAGAGGGATTACTGCAGATTTAG
- a CDS encoding ABC transporter permease codes for MKYWYETIAVTQRILIELLRRRRSLIFWSIFPISVLILNGNILAERAKLSIALALENAAPSTLVGAALFFSCLGGSVSTVVAEREQQTLKRLFISPLSGTSYFLGIFLAHSCIGLGQTFLVYTIAAFWGAQFKGSLFLGFTIVLMSIVAYVGLGFILGTQLARRTEDVNALVAAFGVPLLILGGVFLPASLFPKRLLDIATFNPIYHMNEALLGVSAQGSGLTDIASHFQFLLVFALSMVVGGWLSYRRMLMVEKRL; via the coding sequence ATGAAGTACTGGTATGAAACAATAGCTGTGACTCAGCGCATTTTGATCGAATTATTACGACGGCGGCGCAGTCTAATTTTTTGGAGTATTTTTCCTATTTCCGTGTTGATTCTCAACGGAAATATTCTGGCAGAACGGGCAAAATTGTCAATAGCTCTTGCGTTAGAAAATGCTGCTCCATCAACCTTGGTTGGCGCAGCACTGTTTTTTAGTTGTTTGGGTGGTAGTGTATCTACTGTTGTTGCAGAACGAGAACAACAAACCCTCAAACGCCTTTTCATTTCTCCCTTAAGTGGTACATCCTATTTTTTAGGGATTTTTCTGGCTCACAGCTGTATTGGTTTGGGACAAACGTTTCTTGTTTATACGATTGCTGCTTTCTGGGGCGCTCAATTTAAAGGCTCTCTCTTCTTAGGCTTTACGATCGTATTGATGAGTATAGTTGCTTATGTAGGTTTGGGGTTTATTTTGGGTACACAATTAGCTCGTCGCACTGAAGACGTGAATGCTTTGGTCGCAGCCTTTGGGGTTCCTTTGTTAATTTTGGGGGGAGTGTTTTTACCCGCTTCTCTATTCCCCAAACGACTGCTTGACATTGCAACATTTAATCCGATATATCATATGAATGAAGCCTTATTAGGGGTATCGGCACAAGGGAGTGGATTGACGGATATAGCTTCTCACTTTCAATTTTTATTAGTATTTGCATTGTCCATGGTTGTAGGTGGATGGTTGTCTTACCGACGGATGTTGATGGTAGAAAAAAGATTGTAA
- a CDS encoding ABC transporter ATP-binding protein, with protein sequence MLRIKNLNKSYGKRKVLQDLTLHINAGEVYGLLGANGAGKTTTINIICNLLEADSGYITVYNQPVSEATKTLIGIAPQENILYKTLSCEENLNFFAKIYGLERRTRQQQIKATLAAVNLLARTKSPVETLSGGMQRRLNIAVALVHEPKLLILDEPTTGLDIEARYEIWDLIRQLKERGITILLTTHLLDEAERLCQRIGILKSGKILAEGSLAELRKRISAKEIAIVQTPDEEQAIARAIDSGFTPRRYGNDLAFWLPQHLELKEILACFEGIPLDSITRKQVGLEHIYLELTRDY encoded by the coding sequence ATGCTAAGAATTAAAAACTTGAATAAGTCTTATGGTAAGAGAAAAGTCCTTCAAGATTTGACTCTACATATTAATGCAGGAGAAGTCTACGGGTTACTAGGCGCAAATGGAGCCGGAAAAACTACGACCATTAATATTATTTGTAACCTGCTAGAAGCTGATAGTGGTTATATTACAGTTTACAATCAACCCGTTTCAGAGGCAACTAAAACACTCATTGGTATTGCACCTCAAGAAAATATACTTTACAAAACTTTATCTTGCGAAGAGAACCTTAACTTTTTTGCTAAGATTTACGGTTTGGAGCGTAGAACAAGACAGCAACAAATTAAAGCAACATTAGCAGCCGTGAATTTGTTAGCTCGGACAAAAAGCCCTGTGGAAACTTTAAGTGGGGGAATGCAGCGACGTTTAAATATTGCAGTTGCATTAGTTCACGAACCAAAACTGTTGATTCTAGATGAACCCACAACAGGTTTGGATATTGAAGCACGATATGAAATCTGGGACTTGATTCGACAACTGAAGGAGCGGGGAATTACCATCCTATTAACGACTCATTTATTAGATGAAGCTGAGCGTCTTTGTCAAAGAATTGGTATTTTGAAGAGTGGGAAAATTTTAGCGGAAGGTAGTTTGGCAGAACTGAGAAAGCGGATTTCAGCTAAAGAAATTGCCATTGTTCAAACACCTGATGAAGAACAGGCGATCGCACGGGCTATTGACTCGGGCTTTACCCCCCGGCGTTACGGTAACGATTTAGCTTTTTGGTTACCGCAACATTTAGAATTGAAGGAAATTCTTGCTTGCTTTGAGGGTATTCCTCTCGATTCCATTACTAGAAAGCAGGTTGGGTTGGAGCATATCTATTTGGAGTTGACACGAGATTATTAG
- a CDS encoding LysR family transcriptional regulator: MELRHLRYFVILAEELHFGRAAERLHIAQPPLSQQIRQLETELGFELFHRTKRKVQLTAAGEVFFAQAQQILNQLEQAIQMGRQTSRGEIGQLAIGFVSSAAFNVLPEILRMFRTAVPKVRLELHELTSDQQLQWLAEGRIDVGFLRPPVEEALFKTETIFRESLIVALPEGHTLANETNVSVRSLLSEQFILFPRKLASKLYDAIISFCQQAGFSPQVAQEASQMQTIVSLVAAQMGVAIVPASMRHLQRTGVVYKALQEPTPEVGINTIWRQQDRSPTIQRFLEVVRSFSALNCETF; this comes from the coding sequence ATGGAACTTCGACATCTGCGCTACTTTGTCATTCTTGCCGAAGAACTGCACTTTGGAAGGGCTGCAGAGCGATTGCATATTGCACAACCGCCTTTAAGCCAGCAAATTCGTCAACTGGAAACAGAGTTGGGCTTTGAGTTATTCCATCGCACGAAACGAAAGGTGCAGCTAACAGCAGCTGGGGAAGTTTTTTTTGCACAAGCGCAACAAATCCTCAACCAGTTAGAGCAAGCCATCCAAATGGGACGACAAACCAGCCGGGGTGAAATTGGGCAATTAGCAATTGGTTTTGTAAGTTCTGCTGCATTTAACGTTCTGCCAGAAATTTTACGTATGTTTCGTACAGCTGTACCAAAAGTGAGGCTAGAACTGCACGAACTCACATCTGACCAACAACTGCAATGGTTAGCAGAAGGAAGAATTGATGTTGGGTTTCTTCGCCCCCCAGTTGAAGAAGCTCTTTTCAAAACAGAAACGATTTTTCGAGAATCTTTAATAGTCGCGTTACCAGAAGGACATACTTTAGCAAATGAAACGAACGTGTCTGTGCGATCGCTCTTGAGCGAACAATTTATCTTATTTCCCCGAAAGCTGGCGTCAAAGCTCTACGATGCAATTATCAGTTTTTGCCAGCAAGCGGGTTTTAGCCCTCAAGTTGCACAGGAAGCATCTCAGATGCAAACAATTGTCAGTTTAGTTGCTGCTCAGATGGGAGTCGCAATCGTACCTGCGTCAATGAGGCATTTACAAAGAACTGGAGTTGTTTACAAAGCTTTACAAGAGCCAACTCCAGAGGTAGGAATTAACACGATCTGGCGACAGCAGGATCGCTCTCCAACCATACAGCGTTTTTTAGAAGTTGTGAGAAGTTTTTCAGCACTCAACTGTGAGACTTTCTAA
- a CDS encoding class I SAM-dependent methyltransferase — MVLQNQWDTSLYEGKHAFVWKYGEDLLQLLSAQPGESILDVGCGTGQLAAKIADAGAVVMGIDADVMMVEKARQNYPHLKFLVADARDFQVNEPFDAVFSNAALHWIPQANAVIRCIDRALKPGGRFVAEFGGKGNIHAIAEALYDVLRENGLQSPEQLNPWYFPSISEYATCLEQHGFEVRYAVLFDRPTILEDGDAGLANWIRMFGDRFLSGLSVEQHTRVIHNIEQRLKPVLYQNGRWSADYRRIRVVAVKNDRSA, encoded by the coding sequence ATGGTGCTTCAGAATCAATGGGATACATCCCTCTACGAGGGAAAACACGCTTTTGTGTGGAAATACGGGGAAGACTTGCTGCAATTATTATCTGCACAACCAGGAGAGTCCATTTTGGATGTAGGATGCGGTACGGGACAGTTAGCAGCAAAAATAGCAGATGCAGGGGCTGTTGTTATGGGGATTGATGCTGATGTGATGATGGTTGAAAAAGCAAGGCAAAACTATCCTCACTTGAAGTTTTTAGTCGCTGATGCGCGAGACTTTCAAGTCAACGAACCGTTTGATGCTGTTTTCTCTAATGCAGCGCTGCACTGGATTCCACAAGCAAATGCAGTCATTCGCTGTATTGATCGAGCCCTGAAACCAGGGGGTCGTTTTGTAGCAGAGTTTGGTGGGAAAGGCAATATTCACGCGATCGCGGAAGCTCTTTATGATGTGCTTAGAGAAAATGGTTTGCAATCTCCCGAACAGCTAAACCCTTGGTACTTCCCCAGTATTAGTGAGTATGCAACTTGTTTGGAACAGCATGGGTTTGAAGTCCGCTATGCAGTTTTGTTCGATCGCCCCACAATATTAGAAGATGGAGATGCAGGCTTGGCAAATTGGATTCGGATGTTTGGCGATCGCTTTTTATCTGGGCTGTCTGTTGAGCAGCACACCCGTGTCATTCATAATATAGAACAGCGTCTGAAACCAGTGCTTTATCAAAATGGCAGATGGAGCGCTGATTATCGCAGAATCCGTGTGGTTGCTGTGAAAAACGATCGGTCTGCTTAA
- a CDS encoding SH3 domain-containing protein → MQIRPQAAFQLSLRQSILGLLGVCSLLLPMTQSAERSQAQQVSTRFSTQERCFGYRVFDLSDRTVNLRQSANGPVIKTVSNGTQVFDPFPDTPPIPPGGKWTPVTFQGQTLYVSTKFLYRAIYLVFDPNDSKVNVRQQPNGRIIKSLPNETEIAFIEPKGDWTKVRLAAGEVGYVSSKLLKKPSCF, encoded by the coding sequence ATGCAGATCCGCCCTCAAGCAGCTTTTCAACTCTCTTTGCGACAATCAATTCTGGGGTTGCTGGGGGTTTGTTCGCTGTTACTCCCAATGACTCAAAGTGCTGAGAGATCTCAAGCACAACAAGTCAGTACTCGGTTTTCGACTCAAGAGCGTTGTTTTGGATACCGCGTGTTCGATCTTAGCGATCGCACAGTCAATTTGCGCCAGTCTGCAAACGGTCCTGTCATCAAAACGGTGAGCAACGGAACGCAAGTCTTCGATCCCTTTCCAGACACTCCACCAATCCCACCAGGAGGAAAGTGGACGCCCGTCACTTTTCAAGGACAAACTCTTTACGTATCTACCAAATTTCTATACAGAGCGATTTATTTGGTGTTCGATCCTAATGACAGCAAGGTAAATGTTCGACAACAACCCAACGGTAGAATCATAAAGTCCCTACCCAACGAAACTGAAATCGCTTTTATCGAGCCGAAAGGAGATTGGACGAAGGTGCGTTTGGCTGCGGGGGAAGTAGGATATGTCTCCTCAAAGTTACTTAAGAAACCGAGTTGCTTCTAA